The following proteins come from a genomic window of Chryseobacterium glaciei:
- a CDS encoding DinB family protein — protein sequence MNYHFQAHRQVRRNLLDILQNTSHEDLLLIPDGFNNNIYWNIAHTVATEQLLHYYLSGNPFRIDKYWIETYKKGTLPNLNVQKSEVEDLEFLLTETSKILMKDYDSDFFSDYTPYTTSFGMDLKSIQDAIIFNNMHESLHYGYAMAQKRAILGEKY from the coding sequence ATGAATTATCATTTTCAAGCCCACAGACAGGTGAGAAGAAACCTTTTGGATATCCTGCAAAATACATCTCATGAAGATCTTTTGCTGATTCCGGATGGCTTTAACAATAACATTTACTGGAATATTGCACACACCGTTGCTACAGAGCAGCTTTTGCACTATTACCTAAGCGGAAACCCTTTCAGGATTGATAAATATTGGATCGAAACATATAAGAAAGGAACCCTTCCGAACTTAAATGTACAAAAATCTGAAGTGGAAGATCTGGAGTTTTTATTAACCGAAACTTCAAAGATCTTAATGAAAGATTATGACAGCGATTTCTTCTCAGATTACACACCCTACACCACGAGTTTTGGGATGGATCTGAAAAGTATTCAGGATGCCATTATCTTCAACAACATGCATGAAAGCCTGCATTATGGTTATGCAATGGCACAGAAAAGAGCAATTTTAGGAGAAAAATATTAA
- a CDS encoding glutamine--tRNA ligase/YqeY domain fusion protein, which produces MEEEKKSLNFIEQIIEDDLANGLKNDQIRFRFPPEPNGYLHVGHTKAICINFGLGEKYNAPVNLRFDDTNPEKEEQEFVDSIMKDVEWLGFKWDKVLYASDYFQQLYDWAVQLIKDKKAYVDEQPSQTITEQRKNPAEPGVESPFRNRPVEESLDLFERMKNGEFESGSMSLRAKIDMVSPNMNMRDPVMYRILNKPHHRTGTDWKIYPMYDWAHGESDYIEQISHSLCSLEFENHRPLYNWYLDQVYEEGRVKNKQREFARMNVSYMITSKRKLQRLVAENAVTGWDDPRMPTISGMRRKGFTPTSIRNFIDKVGVAKRENLIEIQLLDFCVREDLNKVAKRVMAVVDPVKLVIENYPEGNEEWLETENNPEQENAGTRQVPFSRELYIEREDFKEEANNKFFRLKLGGEVRLKSAYIIKAERVEKDENGEITTIYASYDEKSKSGSGTEESLRKVKGTLHWVSAKHALPVDVRIYNHLFTVEQPDAEKDVDFLNFINPESVSTIKGFAEPSLKDVAVGEPLQFQRIGYFTKDQDSTDTTLVFNRTVTLKDSYKPE; this is translated from the coding sequence ATGGAAGAAGAAAAAAAATCTCTCAATTTTATTGAGCAAATTATAGAAGATGATTTGGCAAACGGTCTTAAAAATGATCAGATCCGTTTCCGTTTTCCGCCTGAGCCAAACGGTTATCTGCATGTAGGTCACACAAAAGCGATCTGCATCAACTTCGGTTTGGGTGAAAAATACAATGCTCCCGTAAACCTTCGTTTCGACGATACGAACCCTGAAAAAGAAGAGCAGGAATTTGTAGATTCTATCATGAAAGACGTTGAATGGTTAGGTTTTAAGTGGGATAAAGTTTTGTATGCATCAGACTACTTCCAGCAGCTTTATGATTGGGCAGTTCAGTTGATTAAAGATAAAAAAGCTTATGTTGATGAGCAGCCATCTCAAACCATTACAGAACAAAGAAAAAATCCTGCAGAGCCGGGAGTTGAATCTCCGTTCAGAAATCGTCCTGTAGAAGAATCTTTAGATTTGTTCGAAAGGATGAAAAATGGTGAATTCGAAAGCGGTTCAATGTCTCTTCGTGCAAAAATCGACATGGTTTCGCCAAATATGAATATGCGTGACCCTGTTATGTATAGAATTTTGAATAAACCTCACCACAGAACCGGAACAGATTGGAAAATTTATCCAATGTATGACTGGGCTCATGGTGAATCTGATTATATCGAACAAATTTCGCACTCGCTTTGTTCTTTAGAGTTTGAAAACCACAGACCGCTTTACAACTGGTATTTAGATCAGGTATATGAAGAAGGAAGGGTTAAAAATAAGCAAAGAGAATTTGCAAGGATGAATGTTTCTTACATGATCACTTCCAAAAGGAAATTGCAAAGGCTTGTTGCTGAAAATGCAGTAACCGGATGGGATGATCCAAGAATGCCTACGATTTCCGGAATGAGAAGAAAAGGTTTTACGCCTACTTCCATCAGGAATTTTATTGATAAAGTAGGAGTTGCAAAAAGGGAAAACTTAATTGAAATTCAATTATTGGATTTCTGTGTTCGTGAAGACCTTAATAAAGTAGCTAAACGTGTGATGGCAGTGGTTGATCCAGTCAAATTGGTGATTGAGAACTATCCTGAAGGAAACGAAGAGTGGTTAGAAACTGAAAACAATCCTGAGCAGGAAAATGCAGGAACTAGACAAGTTCCTTTTTCAAGAGAATTATATATTGAGCGTGAAGACTTTAAAGAAGAAGCGAACAATAAATTCTTTAGGTTGAAATTAGGCGGAGAAGTCCGTTTAAAATCTGCTTACATCATCAAAGCTGAAAGAGTGGAGAAGGATGAAAACGGAGAAATCACAACAATTTATGCTTCTTATGACGAAAAATCTAAGTCAGGAAGCGGAACAGAGGAAAGTTTAAGAAAAGTAAAAGGTACGCTGCATTGGGTGTCTGCGAAACACGCACTTCCTGTAGATGTAAGAATTTACAATCATTTATTCACTGTGGAACAGCCTGATGCTGAGAAAGATGTGGATTTTTTGAATTTCATTAATCCTGAATCTGTTTCTACAATTAAAGGTTTTGCTGAACCTAGTTTAAAAGATGTTGCTGTTGGAGAACCTCTTCAATTCCAGAGAATTGGATATTTTACGAAAGATCAGGATTCTACGGATACTACGTTGGTATTCAACCGTACTGTAACACTAAAAGACTCTTATAAGCCGGAGTAA
- a CDS encoding YpdA family putative bacillithiol disulfide reductase, whose product MEILDILIVGAGPIGLNCALEAKKNNLNYLIIEKGTIVNSLYNYPLYMRFFSTAEKLEIDEILFITTSPKPGRQDALEYYQGIARQKNININLYEKVLNVSKNDDIFKVKTSKREYLAKNVIISTGFYDIPNLMDIPGENLKKVKHYYTEPYPYAKQKIVVVGSSNSSVDAALETYRKGAEVTMIIRHSEISKNVKYWVKPDIENRIAEGNITAHFNSEIIEIKKSSVIFKDENGQIHEIENDFVLAMTGYLPDFEFLKNSGIDLQGDCLNPIYHAETMETNIKNLYLAGVVCGGKDTHLWFIENSRIHAEMIIKNILQNR is encoded by the coding sequence ATGGAAATTCTAGATATTCTTATTGTTGGAGCCGGTCCGATTGGACTTAATTGCGCTCTTGAAGCTAAAAAAAACAACCTGAATTATTTAATTATAGAAAAAGGAACCATTGTAAATTCTTTATACAATTATCCTTTATATATGCGATTTTTTTCAACTGCTGAAAAGCTAGAAATCGACGAAATTCTATTTATTACAACCTCTCCAAAACCAGGAAGACAAGATGCTTTGGAATATTATCAAGGAATTGCAAGACAGAAAAATATCAATATTAATCTGTATGAAAAAGTTCTAAATGTTTCTAAAAATGATGATATTTTTAAAGTTAAAACTTCTAAAAGAGAATATTTAGCTAAAAATGTAATTATCTCAACAGGATTCTATGATATTCCAAATCTGATGGATATTCCTGGGGAAAATCTGAAAAAAGTAAAACATTATTATACTGAACCTTATCCTTATGCAAAGCAAAAAATTGTAGTTGTGGGCTCTAGCAATTCATCTGTAGATGCAGCGTTGGAAACGTATAGAAAAGGAGCTGAAGTCACGATGATTATTCGTCATTCTGAAATATCTAAAAATGTAAAATATTGGGTGAAACCTGATATTGAAAACAGAATAGCTGAAGGAAATATTACTGCTCATTTTAATTCTGAAATTATTGAAATAAAGAAAAGCTCCGTTATTTTTAAAGACGAAAACGGACAAATTCATGAAATTGAAAATGATTTTGTGTTGGCGATGACAGGCTATCTTCCTGACTTTGAATTTTTAAAAAATTCAGGAATTGATTTGCAGGGAGATTGTTTAAACCCGATCTATCATGCGGAAACAATGGAAACAAATATCAAAAATCTTTATTTGGCAGGCGTTGTCTGTGGCGGAAAAGACACGCATCTTTGGTTTATAGAGAATTCAAGAATTCATGCAGAAATGATTATAAAAAACATTCTCCAAAACAGATAA
- a CDS encoding YfhO family protein gives MAKNKNLIYIAASLVVFIVLAFLYSTPVFTGKQLFQHDIVQYRGGAKELLDYRANTGDETYWSDSMFGGMPTYQMGSQFKGDIIKKIDSNLNFFPRPVNYLFLLFAGFFLLGMVAVRNWKYALLGATFFGLSTYFYIIIAAGHNGKVNTIEYFAPLLAGILLVYIRKSYIWGFIVTTLFMGLQIAANHPQMTYYLFIALGFLFLSELIRAIQKKTPMKHFLISSGIIAAACVIGVGMNSQRIMANAEYVKETVRGKQILDNDTHTSGKSGMDKESMLMWSYGRLETLNLFIPRLMGGGSQEPEAKDIMNKVQELVQENVTSQAEMDRVSKGFGSVTYWGDQPGTSGPAYQGAIVCFLALLGFFFAWKKYRYWILGASILTVLLAWGSNFMPLSDFFIDFVPIYNKFRAPSSILVIVELLFPLIAIIGLYRFFTDEKLTEEYKKKILLYVGGGTLGFLLILLIFGKSLLGFYTENEKLYFPPFLLDFMVDERFKLFRIDAIKAFIYVAIAAGALFMVLKKKLNQNIALIILGVVSLFDLWTVNKRYLNDENYVDKVFAENPFQTESSDLLAEKVQANPNLGSILANVQINKTLETIAEKDKTHYRIFNNLLGTFSETNTSYFKSSIGGYHAVKLRRYDDVINEYFQVMDSVKLPNVLNLLNAKYWVAGDPEHPQAMPNPKANGNAWFVSDLKFVNSPNQEIKSIGVIDSKKTAVIASSDKEYFNNKPVQADPTAFINLTKYQPNELEFKSESKTPQLAVFSEIYYPHGWKMFVDDKEVPYIKADYLLRAVHVPAGKHNIRMIFEPEVIETGKWISLLSFGLFILLSGFGIYWMNKNKKKEVLIEKV, from the coding sequence ATGGCGAAAAATAAAAACTTAATTTATATTGCAGCTTCATTAGTTGTATTTATAGTTTTAGCATTTTTATATTCCACACCTGTGTTTACAGGAAAACAGCTTTTCCAGCATGACATTGTTCAGTACAGAGGAGGTGCAAAAGAACTTCTGGACTACAGAGCAAACACTGGAGATGAAACATATTGGAGTGATTCCATGTTTGGTGGAATGCCAACTTATCAGATGGGAAGCCAGTTCAAAGGAGATATCATCAAAAAAATTGATAGTAATCTGAATTTTTTCCCAAGACCTGTTAATTATCTTTTCTTACTTTTTGCGGGATTTTTCCTTTTAGGAATGGTTGCGGTCAGAAACTGGAAGTATGCTTTATTAGGAGCTACTTTCTTCGGACTTTCGACCTATTTTTATATTATTATCGCCGCGGGACACAATGGTAAAGTGAATACTATTGAATATTTCGCGCCACTTTTAGCAGGGATTTTGCTCGTCTATATCAGGAAAAGTTACATTTGGGGATTCATCGTCACTACCCTATTTATGGGACTTCAGATAGCGGCAAACCATCCACAGATGACGTATTATCTTTTCATTGCGCTAGGATTTTTATTCTTATCTGAATTAATCCGAGCCATTCAAAAGAAAACACCGATGAAGCATTTCTTAATTTCTTCGGGAATTATTGCTGCTGCCTGTGTCATCGGAGTTGGAATGAATTCTCAAAGAATTATGGCCAATGCGGAGTATGTAAAAGAAACCGTTCGTGGAAAACAAATCTTAGATAACGACACTCATACTTCAGGAAAATCCGGAATGGATAAAGAAAGTATGCTGATGTGGAGCTACGGAAGACTGGAAACTCTAAACCTTTTCATCCCAAGATTGATGGGTGGTGGAAGCCAGGAACCTGAAGCTAAAGACATCATGAATAAAGTTCAGGAACTTGTTCAGGAAAATGTGACCTCACAAGCTGAAATGGATCGTGTTTCTAAAGGCTTCGGAAGCGTAACGTATTGGGGCGACCAACCGGGAACTTCAGGACCGGCTTATCAAGGAGCAATTGTTTGTTTCTTAGCTTTATTAGGATTCTTTTTTGCTTGGAAAAAATACCGTTACTGGATTTTAGGAGCTTCAATCCTTACCGTTTTATTGGCTTGGGGAAGCAACTTTATGCCTTTATCAGACTTCTTTATAGACTTCGTTCCTATTTACAATAAATTCAGAGCACCATCTTCGATTTTAGTTATCGTAGAACTTTTATTTCCTTTAATCGCTATTATTGGACTGTACAGATTCTTTACAGACGAAAAATTAACGGAAGAATACAAAAAGAAAATTCTTCTTTATGTAGGCGGTGGAACGTTAGGATTTTTATTAATTCTATTAATTTTCGGAAAATCTTTATTAGGATTTTATACAGAAAACGAAAAATTATATTTCCCGCCTTTCCTATTGGATTTTATGGTGGATGAAAGATTCAAATTGTTCAGAATTGATGCTATTAAAGCATTTATTTATGTTGCTATCGCAGCAGGAGCTTTATTTATGGTTTTAAAGAAAAAATTAAATCAGAATATTGCTTTGATCATCCTTGGAGTCGTGAGTTTATTCGATCTTTGGACAGTAAACAAACGTTATTTGAATGATGAAAACTATGTAGATAAAGTTTTTGCTGAAAACCCTTTCCAGACAGAAAGTTCAGATCTTTTGGCTGAAAAAGTACAGGCTAATCCTAATTTAGGATCAATTTTAGCCAATGTTCAGATCAACAAAACATTGGAAACGATTGCTGAAAAAGATAAAACACATTACAGGATTTTCAACAATCTTTTAGGAACATTCAGCGAGACCAATACGTCTTATTTTAAATCTTCAATCGGAGGTTATCATGCCGTAAAATTGAGAAGATACGATGATGTTATCAATGAATATTTTCAGGTAATGGATTCTGTGAAACTTCCAAATGTTCTTAATTTACTGAACGCCAAATATTGGGTTGCAGGCGATCCGGAACATCCTCAGGCAATGCCAAACCCAAAAGCTAACGGAAATGCATGGTTTGTGAGCGACTTGAAATTTGTGAACAGTCCAAACCAAGAAATTAAATCAATTGGAGTAATTGACAGTAAGAAAACAGCCGTTATTGCTTCTTCAGATAAAGAATATTTTAATAATAAGCCTGTTCAGGCAGATCCGACAGCGTTTATTAATTTAACGAAATATCAGCCTAATGAGTTAGAATTCAAATCAGAATCTAAAACTCCTCAGTTAGCAGTATTCTCTGAAATTTACTATCCTCACGGCTGGAAAATGTTTGTAGACGACAAGGAAGTTCCTTACATCAAAGCTGATTATTTACTTCGTGCAGTACATGTTCCTGCAGGAAAACATAACATCAGAATGATCTTCGAACCTGAAGTTATTGAGACTGGAAAATGGATCTCTTTACTTAGCTTTGGGTTATTCATCCTATTAAGTGGATTTGGAATTTATTGGATGAATAAAAATAAGAAGAAGGAAGTTCTAATAGAAAAAGTTTAA
- a CDS encoding DUF6263 family protein encodes MKNIAALALISSIALVSCKKETTTVTKVDPKTGKTITVEVPADSVAKVSENPAIKDSAGIYTQTFKLEKGKTYPLTTYQRDVKTMTDPQGKSLNGTSESTDEMTFTVNDIKGNVYDLTLNLIGKRNSQTADGKTIVVDTKLPIPKEDDLKMIWNINKALTSNKLNMKMDTKGNVLSITGFDAVYTKVSNAVGTLIKDKNQKESVVASLKQSFNEKVLKDQFNKNLTIIPKKGAKIGEKWTNSENADASGAVKVTSNYVLKSVGNGIAEISVTGGIPKKTEKKAQDKITHSLSSELVQDGIIKFDQSTGWITNQKINVETTQIETISDGKQSQSMKSVSKSSVMVNPSAK; translated from the coding sequence ATGAAGAACATTGCAGCGCTTGCGCTTATATCATCTATAGCTTTAGTTTCTTGTAAAAAAGAAACAACGACTGTAACAAAAGTAGATCCGAAAACAGGAAAAACAATTACCGTTGAAGTTCCTGCTGATTCTGTAGCTAAAGTTTCAGAAAACCCTGCAATTAAGGACTCTGCAGGTATTTACACTCAAACTTTTAAACTTGAAAAAGGAAAAACATATCCTCTTACAACGTATCAGAGAGATGTAAAAACGATGACAGATCCTCAAGGAAAATCTCTTAACGGAACAAGTGAATCTACTGACGAAATGACTTTTACCGTTAATGATATCAAAGGAAATGTTTATGATTTGACTCTTAATCTTATCGGAAAAAGAAATTCACAAACAGCTGACGGAAAGACAATTGTAGTAGATACAAAACTTCCAATTCCAAAAGAGGATGATCTGAAAATGATCTGGAATATCAACAAAGCTCTTACAAGCAATAAACTGAACATGAAAATGGATACGAAAGGAAATGTACTTTCGATTACAGGTTTCGATGCGGTTTACACTAAAGTTTCTAATGCTGTAGGTACTCTTATTAAAGATAAAAACCAAAAAGAAAGCGTTGTTGCAAGTCTTAAACAAAGCTTTAATGAAAAGGTATTGAAAGATCAGTTCAACAAAAACCTTACAATTATTCCTAAAAAAGGAGCTAAAATTGGTGAAAAATGGACTAATTCTGAAAATGCAGATGCAAGCGGAGCCGTTAAAGTGACTTCAAACTATGTATTGAAAAGTGTAGGAAACGGTATCGCAGAAATTTCTGTAACAGGCGGAATTCCTAAGAAAACTGAGAAAAAAGCTCAGGATAAGATCACGCATAGTTTAAGCAGCGAGCTTGTACAGGACGGAATCATTAAATTTGATCAAAGTACAGGATGGATCACCAACCAGAAAATTAATGTAGAAACTACTCAGATTGAAACAATTTCAGATGGAAAACAGTCTCAGTCTATGAAAAGTGTTTCAAAATCTTCTGTAATGGTAAATCCTTCTGCAAAATAA
- a CDS encoding alpha/beta hydrolase, with amino-acid sequence MAVYILSNRKIVRHKGEKVDSFSNDEYSIPNFRIAKCDFDNYKEPTSTAKKKKDYTNLNIVNYKLFSEPEKQGYQDVLDVLLNEKGIKKSTLTANNLGGSQRMFYELYKDMSSTKDRSDVLIFIHGYAYDFDDELKAIVDLKKLFIDNPASPIQHILFVSWPASSSIVPMTYFDDKASSINSGASLMRLFYFYTQFLKDIFSNRDLVPCNQRIHLMAHSMGNRVLQSMLYSLKKENILRVIDQVLLLNSDVTYKVFEDSEDSFNKLPLLANRISIYLNRKDTILGISQFTKNILTPRLGKNGPSDIQKFKDIVSIIDCTFVEDDVLSGLKYDIGNHWGYLSSSQVQNDIFQNLYGVDRNLITTRLKNNENIFTIISQ; translated from the coding sequence ATGGCTGTTTATATCCTAAGCAATCGAAAAATTGTTCGCCATAAAGGTGAAAAAGTAGATTCATTTTCTAATGATGAATACTCTATTCCTAATTTCAGGATAGCAAAATGTGATTTTGATAACTATAAGGAACCTACTTCTACAGCAAAAAAGAAAAAAGACTACACCAACCTAAATATTGTAAACTATAAACTATTTTCCGAACCTGAAAAACAAGGTTATCAGGATGTTCTGGACGTTTTATTAAATGAAAAGGGCATCAAAAAATCCACTTTAACAGCCAATAATCTCGGCGGAAGCCAAAGAATGTTCTATGAATTATATAAAGATATGTCTTCTACAAAGGATAGAAGTGATGTTTTGATATTTATTCATGGCTATGCTTATGATTTTGATGATGAGTTGAAAGCAATTGTTGATCTTAAAAAATTGTTCATTGATAATCCGGCATCGCCTATTCAGCATATTTTATTTGTGAGCTGGCCGGCTTCGAGCAGCATTGTTCCTATGACTTATTTTGATGATAAGGCTTCGAGCATTAATTCTGGAGCTTCGTTGATGAGATTATTTTACTTTTATACTCAATTTTTAAAGGATATTTTTTCGAATCGTGATCTCGTTCCCTGCAATCAGAGAATTCATTTGATGGCTCATTCTATGGGAAATCGGGTGCTTCAAAGTATGTTGTACAGTTTGAAAAAAGAAAATATTTTGAGAGTTATCGATCAGGTTTTATTATTGAATTCTGATGTTACTTATAAAGTTTTTGAGGACTCTGAAGATTCATTTAATAAACTTCCTTTGCTGGCGAATCGAATTTCTATTTATTTAAACAGAAAAGACACTATTCTTGGAATTTCGCAGTTTACTAAAAATATTTTAACACCACGACTAGGCAAAAATGGGCCGAGTGACATTCAAAAATTCAAAGATATTGTTTCTATTATCGACTGTACTTTTGTAGAGGATGATGTATTGAGTGGTTTGAAATATGACATCGGAAATCATTGGGGATATCTCTCCAGTTCACAAGTACAAAATGATATTTTTCAAAATTTATATGGTGTGGATAGGAATCTAATCACCACCAGATTAAAGAATAACGAAAATATTTTCACAATTATTTCACAATAA
- a CDS encoding glycosyltransferase family 4 protein: MEQKKILIITYYWPPAGGPGVQRWLKFAKYLPEFGWKPIIFTPENPSYPLLDESLLKDIPENIDIVKTKIWEPYQLAEKLNKSNKKFKAGQFDVGKNQSWKSKLSIWVRGNFFIPDARVFWVKPSVKFLQQYLKENKIDVVVTSGPPHSLHLIGLNLKKKLPNLKWIADFRDPWTEISYYNHLKLTKSSDKKHRQLESNVFKNADITLATSYTDAENFRKNGANAVCITNGFDETDASQTHKSSNSQTFKQKFTLSYIGVLEQLRNPENLWKALDDLVKTHSDFAENFSLKFVGRIDDKILNTIENSGLKNHILNLGYISHDKAIIEMQNSDILLITNFPNESSKGIIPGKIFEYLATGKQIISFGPDQADVSKILNETNAGKHFSYRDSESIKNFILEKFGLWKNGNLLETTQNIEQFSRKNLTKKLVEIL; encoded by the coding sequence ATGGAACAAAAAAAAATATTAATCATTACCTATTACTGGCCTCCTGCAGGAGGTCCCGGTGTTCAAAGATGGTTGAAATTTGCAAAATATTTACCCGAATTTGGATGGAAACCTATTATTTTCACCCCTGAAAATCCGAGTTATCCTTTGTTGGACGAAAGTTTGCTGAAAGATATTCCTGAGAATATTGACATCGTTAAAACAAAGATTTGGGAACCTTATCAACTCGCTGAAAAGCTTAATAAAAGTAATAAGAAGTTTAAAGCCGGACAGTTTGATGTCGGTAAAAACCAAAGCTGGAAATCTAAACTTTCGATTTGGGTACGAGGAAATTTTTTCATTCCTGATGCCAGAGTTTTTTGGGTAAAACCTTCCGTAAAATTTTTACAACAATATTTAAAAGAAAATAAAATTGATGTTGTGGTTACTTCGGGACCTCCACATTCTTTGCATTTGATTGGTTTAAATTTAAAAAAGAAACTTCCTAATCTGAAATGGATCGCTGATTTCCGTGATCCTTGGACGGAAATTTCTTATTATAATCATTTAAAACTAACCAAAAGTTCCGACAAAAAGCATCGACAATTAGAAAGTAATGTTTTCAAAAACGCTGATATTACTTTAGCTACAAGTTATACCGACGCTGAAAATTTTCGTAAAAACGGAGCGAATGCAGTTTGTATTACGAATGGTTTTGATGAAACAGATGCTTCTCAAACTCACAAATCCTCAAACTCTCAAACCTTCAAACAAAAATTCACATTAAGCTATATTGGAGTTTTAGAACAGCTCAGAAATCCTGAAAATCTTTGGAAAGCTCTTGATGATTTAGTGAAAACTCATTCCGATTTTGCTGAAAACTTTTCATTGAAATTTGTGGGAAGAATTGATGATAAAATTTTAAATACAATTGAAAATTCTGGTTTAAAAAATCATATTTTAAATTTAGGATATATTTCTCATGACAAAGCGATCATAGAAATGCAAAATTCTGATATACTTTTAATTACAAATTTCCCTAATGAATCTTCGAAAGGAATTATTCCGGGGAAAATATTTGAATATTTAGCTACAGGAAAACAGATTATTTCTTTTGGTCCTGATCAGGCGGATGTTTCAAAAATCTTAAATGAAACCAATGCAGGAAAACATTTTAGCTATCGAGATTCCGAATCAATAAAAAACTTTATTTTAGAGAAATTTGGATTGTGGAAAAATGGAAACCTTCTTGAAACCACTCAAAATATTGAACAGTTTTCAAGAAAGAATCTTACAAAAAAATTGGTTGAGATTTTATAA
- the rlmB gene encoding 23S rRNA (guanosine(2251)-2'-O)-methyltransferase RlmB, with the protein MDNNNDKKDDFIFGLRPVIEAIEAGKTIDKIFVQNALQGDIYAELKTILAKNKLRPNYVPVEKLNRFTRKNHQGVVAFISDVPFHRVEDIVPQLFEEGKTPFLLILDRLTDVRNFGAICRTAECVGIDAIIIPEKGGAPINSDAIKTSAGALYNIKICKEPNLAHVVDYLQQSGISVFAATEKAQKLIYDVSFTEPCAIVMGNEETGISKEVLHHSDEKIKLPIEGKTQSLNVSVACGAILYEATRQKLMKVN; encoded by the coding sequence ATGGATAATAATAACGATAAAAAAGACGATTTTATTTTCGGGCTTCGTCCCGTAATTGAAGCTATTGAAGCAGGGAAAACTATTGACAAGATCTTTGTACAAAATGCATTGCAAGGCGATATTTATGCCGAACTGAAAACAATTTTAGCTAAAAATAAATTACGTCCAAACTACGTGCCGGTTGAAAAACTGAATCGTTTTACAAGAAAAAATCACCAGGGTGTTGTAGCTTTTATTTCGGATGTTCCGTTTCACAGAGTGGAAGATATTGTCCCTCAATTATTTGAAGAAGGAAAAACTCCATTTTTATTGATATTGGACAGATTAACTGACGTTAGAAATTTCGGAGCAATCTGTAGAACTGCAGAATGTGTAGGAATTGACGCTATTATTATTCCTGAAAAGGGAGGCGCACCCATCAACTCTGATGCTATAAAAACATCTGCAGGAGCACTTTATAATATCAAAATCTGTAAAGAACCAAATTTAGCGCACGTTGTAGATTATCTTCAACAAAGCGGAATTTCCGTATTTGCAGCCACCGAAAAAGCTCAAAAACTGATCTATGATGTAAGCTTCACAGAACCTTGCGCAATCGTAATGGGTAATGAAGAAACCGGAATTTCTAAAGAAGTTCTGCATCATTCGGACGAAAAAATAAAATTACCAATTGAAGGAAAAACACAATCTCTAAACGTTTCTGTTGCTTGTGGAGCGATTTTATATGAAGCAACAAGACAGAAATTAATGAAAGTAAATTAA